The Punica granatum isolate Tunisia-2019 chromosome 4, ASM765513v2, whole genome shotgun sequence genome has a window encoding:
- the LOC116202408 gene encoding cysteine-rich receptor-like protein kinase 42, with protein sequence MQVLVPIPTTWDFLLILSASFLFFFSPALSNPRIEEAGLQCVSTTANLSLSMIPNFGTIMRSIQDQVTNQQWGSASITQLPPVLYGLAQCHRDLNQSDCLLCYAESRTKLPRCIPRVGRLYLDGCFLRFDIYNFFNESVDPKHDNFTCGSQAATNSTARLFGERVGKVLANVTGTAIANKGYAVAGEDGTAGNLGVYALAQCWTTVSESGCRDCLEDAAAKVKGCVPRTEGRAMNAGCFLRYSNQKFYSVPIDGGSSNRSIIIVSTSIAAAVSSLVIIGVFIGYRKLAKRRQARRNASRLPGFMSKSKLNFKYETLEKATNFFDDSRKLGQGGAGSVYKGILPSGKVIAVKRLVFNTRQWVDDFFNEVNLINGIQHKNLVRLLGCSIEGPESLLVYEYVPNRSLDQILFTDNAIHILNWHERLHIIKGTAEGLAYLHTGYGLKIIHRDIKTSNILLDEKMTAKIADFGLVRCVAPDRSHLTTGIAGTLGYMAPEYLVRGQLTEKADVYSFGVLVLEILTGRKNSVFAEGLGSVLQSVWRDYKSRNLHESMDPALGEDFPDMEVANVLQIGLLCTQASAELRPSMPEVVEMLNNKHCVVPDPKQPPFLSASVLSSDNSTRSSSTGVTNRLSEISFAYTARSSVQESPQSNSQITDVSGPR encoded by the exons ATGCAAGTTCTTGTCCCAATCCCGACTACATGGGATTTTCTCCTCATACTGTCTGcctccttcctcttcttcttctccccgGCCCTCTCTAACCCGAGAATTGAGGAGGCAGGGCTGCAATGCGTGAGCACGACGGCAAACCTCTCTCTCAGCATGATTCCCAACTTTGGGACCATCATGAGGTCGATCCAAGACCAGGTCACAAACCAGCAGTGGGGATCTGCCTCCATCACTCAGCTACCGCCCGTGCTTTACGGGCTGGCCCAGTGCCACAGGGACTTGAACCAGTCAGACTGCCTGCTGTGCTATGCTGAGAGCAGGACGAAGCTGCCTCGATGCATCCCGAGAGTAGGCCGCCTCTACCTCGATGGCTGCTTTCTGCGCTTTGACATCTACAACTTCTTCAATGAATCGGTCGACCCCAAACACGACAA CTTTACATGTGGGTCCCAAGCAGCCACCAACTCGACAGCGAGGCTCTTTGGGGAGAGAGTTGGGAAAGTCCTGGCGAATGTGACGGGAACCGCCATAGCAAACAAGGGCTATGCAGTGGCAGGAGAGGATGGTACTGCTGGTAATTTAGGGGTCTATGCCCTCGCACAGTGTTGGACCACCGTCAGCGAGAGCGGGTGTAGGGACTGTTTAGAGGATGCAGCTGCGAAGGTAAAGGGCTGTGTGCCCAGGACCGAGGGAAGGGCCATGAATGCCGGGTGCTTCCTGAGGTATTCCAATCAGAAGTTCTACAGCGTGCCCATCGATGGAG GATCATCGAACCGGAGCATCATCATCGTGAGTACTTCTATTGCTGCTGCAGTTTCTTCACTCGTTATAATTGGAGTTTTCATTGGATACAGAAAACTAGCCAAGAGGAGACAAG CACGCAGGAACGCAAGTCGGTTACCTGGTTTTATGAGCAAGTCCAAGTTGAACTTCAAGTATGAGACGCTGGAAAAAGCCACGAATTTCTTTGATGACTCGAGGAAATTAGGCCAGGGTGGGGCAGGGTCGGTCTACAAGGGGATCCTCCCTAGTGGGAAAGTCATCGCGGTGAAGAGACTAGTGTTTAATACACGCCAATGGGTTGATGATTTCTTCAACGAGGTGAATCTGATCAATGGAATCCAACACAAGAACCTTGTGAGGCTACTGGGTTGCAGTATCGAAGGCCCAGAGAGCCTCCTCGTCTATGAATATGTCCCGAATCGGAGTCTAGATCAGATCCTTTTCA CGGATAATGCAATCCATATCTTAAATTGGCACGAGCGGCTTCACATAATCAAGGGAACAGCTGAGGGGCTTGCTTATCTACACACTGGCTATGGGCTGAAAATCATCCACCGCGACATAAAAACGAGCAACATCCTTCTCGATGAGAAAATGACTGCAAAAATCGCCGATTTTGGACTTGTACGATGTGTGGCCCCCGATAGATCTCATCTTACCACTGGAATTGCCGGGACACT GGGATATATGGCTCCGGAATACCTCGTTAGAGGACAGTTAACAGAGAAAGCGGATGTTTACTCTTTCGGGGTACTGGTTCTTGAAATTTTGACCGGTCGTAAGAACAGTGTATTTGCTGAGGGGTTGGGCTCTGTATTACAATCA GTTTGGCGGGATTACAAGTCGAGAAATCTTCATGAATCTATGGATCCTGCCCTTGGGGAAGATTTCCCTGATATGGAGGTGGCAAATGTCCTCCAGATAGGGTTACTTTGCACACAAGCTTCGGCTGAATTACGACCTTCGATGCCCGAAGTAGTTGAGATGCTCAACAATAAACACTGCGTGGTCCCCGACCCAAAACAACCTCCTTTTCTCAGTGCCAGCGTGCTATCTTCCGACAACTCCACAAGAAGCTCAAGCACTGGGGTCACGAACAGACTGTCAGAAATCTCATTCGCGTACACTGCTAGGTCATCTGTCCAGGAGAGCCCCCAATCCAACAGCCAAATCACCGATGTGTCAGGGCCTCGGTAG